The window TCGCTTAAATATCCCTTATACGGCACGCGTCCTTCAATACCTTCAGGAACAAGCTTATTGATATTATCCTCTACATCCTGGAAATAACGATCCTTAGAGCCTTGCTCCATCGCTCCCAAGCTTCCCATTCCGCGGTATGACTTATATTTCCGGGATTCATAAATTACCGTTTCACCGGGTGCCTCATCCACACCAGCAAACATTGATCCCATCATCACCGCATGTGCCCCACCGGCCAGGGCTTTAGGAATATCGCCAGTCTGTTTAATTCCACCATCAGCAATAACACTTACTCCAGCTTCGTGCGCATATTCGGCGACTTCCATCACCGCACTCATCTGCGGAACTCCAACCCCCGTAACTACGCGCGTGGTACAGATAGAACCCGGACCAACTCCAACCTTGAGAATATCGGCCCCCGCATCAACAAGAGCCTCAGCCGCTGATTTCGTAGCGATATTACCCGCGATAAGATTCAAGTCGGGATAAGTGCTCTTCACCTCTTTCACCATTTCTAACACTCCTTGCGAATGGCCGTGAGCCGTATCAATGGTAATAACATCAACTCCGGAATTTACCAATGCTTCTACGCGGTCAAGGGTATCCGCTGTCACCCCTACAGCCGCACCCACACGCAAACGCCCCATATCATCTTTGCAAGCGTTGGGGAAATTCATCTTCTTCTCGATATCCTTGAAGGTAATCAGTCCCACCAGCTTCATATCATCATCAACAATGGGCAGTTTCTCGACCTTGTGCTGTTGCAACAGCTTTTCGGCCTCATCCAGCGTCGTTCCCTCTCGCGCCGTAATAAGATTCTCAGTCGTCATAATTGTACTGAGTTTCTTATCCACATAGTGCTCAAAACGCAGATCACGATTGGTCACAATACCAATCAGCGTGTTATCGTCTTTTACAATGGGAATGCCGCCAATCTTGTGCTTTTTCATCAAACCACGTGCTTTACGCACGGTTTCGTCTTTCCCCAGCGTCACCGGATCTACAATCATACCACTCTCACTACGCTTCACCATGCGAACCTGATCAGCCTGATCGGCAATCGACATATTTTTGTGTAGCATCGCAATACCACCTTCGCGTGCCAAAGCAATAGCCAATCGATACTCCGAAACAGTATCCATAGCCGCACTAATTATGGGCACATTAAGTGTTAATTCTGGGGTAAGTTGCACACTGGTATCCACATTACGGGGTACAACCTCTGAGTGGGCAGGTACCAAAAGTAAATCATCATAGGTTAACCCTTGTCGTGAAATGCGGTCAAAAGGAGAGGAATTTTCCATTGTAGAAAAGGTCTGCAAGTATTGTGGTTCCGGTTTGGGCAAAGATAAAAAAAATGTGAGCGACCTGCTTAACAGAATTTCTTAAAAAAATGCTAAGTAAGGTCACTCACATCCGCTTGCAGCCAAGCGCCTCTCCTAAAATTTCACAACGACTTTATATGCAGTGCTTCAATAGCGGTATCTAGCGAGCAAATGCCATCACGATAACTTTCGACCCAATGAACCACGCGCTGACGACGACGTTCTACATGAGGATCGCAGCTGGAATATTGCCCTTTTAATTCATCAACCATTGCTGACACATCATCTTTGATTTCCATCTTCAGCGCATCAGGAATATCCCCCCATCCCATCAGCTTAAACATATCCTGGAGTTCACGGTGCTCTTTTTCAGCCTCTTTGAGGACTTTTCGAAGAACAGGCTCTAAATTGGTATCCAGACGTTTATTCGTTGTTTTTATCGCAGTATTCATGGTGAATTCTTTTGTTTAGTTGATGTTCAGTTCAAACCTAATAACTAACAGTGACACCGTTATGTCACCCCACTTTTGAGAAGATTTCAATACCTCGAGGAAGCACTGCATGACCTTTCATAAGTCAGTTGTTTTTTAATCTAAAACCATGAATTTTAAGAGCCGCCAATAATTTAGTACACCAATAACTTACTTATGCAATATTTGAAAGCGCTTTCATTCACAATTATTAGCTTATTTTTATTCATGGCCTGTAATATGGAAGACCTGTCAACCGTCTCTTCCCCTAATGGAAATCTTTTGGTGACATTCTCGCTATCAGATTCGGGAACCCCACAATACGCCGCACAATACGAGGGGGCCCAAATTATTGACACTTCTGGCCTGGGATTTGAATTCAGAGATGCACTCCCGTTAAATGACAGCCTACGGATCACAAATATTGAAAGCCGGTCGTTTGATGAAACGTGGCAGCCGGTGTGGGGCGAGCAAGAGGAAGTCCGGAATCAGTATAATGAGTTGCTGATCTCACTTGAAGAAACAGGCAATACCAACCGTACTATCAATGTACGATTTCGAGTTTTTGATGATGGGATCGGGTTCCGCTATGAAGTTCCCGAACAAGAATCTATGGGCGATAGCTTGTTCATTATGGATGAAAAAACTGAGTTTGCCCTTACCGGCGACCACACCAGCTGGTGGATTCCCGCCGACTACGATAGCTACGAATACAATTACAAGCAGTCAAAAGTAAGCGCGATTGATGCCTCTGAATTCGCCAGTGAAAATGAACGTGTGGATCGCCAGATTGATAACTTTAACGCAGCTAATACTCCCCTCACCATGAAAACGGCTGATGGGGTTTACCTTAGTTTCCACGAAGCAAATCTCACCGACTATGCGGGTATGACCCTTGGTGTAACTGGAGATTTAAAGTTAAAAAGTGAACTCGTACCCTGGGCTGATGGCACGAAAGTCAAAACTAAAGCCCCTTTTAATACGCCCTGGCGTACTATTCAAGTTAGCAAAAGCGCTGGTGATCTGGCTGAGTCATTCATCCTTCAAAATCTAAACAACCCCAATAAACTTAAAAATACTTCCTGGATAGAACCCATGAAGTACACTGGAATTTGGTGGGAAATGCATATCGAAAAATCAGCCTGGGGTATGGAAGAAGCTGCAGAAGGATCTTTTGACAATCCGGGAAGATCAGCCCATGGAGCTACCACCGAAAATGCTAAACGTTATATAG of the Fodinibius sp. Rm-B-1B1-1 genome contains:
- the guaB gene encoding IMP dehydrogenase; the protein is MENSSPFDRISRQGLTYDDLLLVPAHSEVVPRNVDTSVQLTPELTLNVPIISAAMDTVSEYRLAIALAREGGIAMLHKNMSIADQADQVRMVKRSESGMIVDPVTLGKDETVRKARGLMKKHKIGGIPIVKDDNTLIGIVTNRDLRFEHYVDKKLSTIMTTENLITAREGTTLDEAEKLLQQHKVEKLPIVDDDMKLVGLITFKDIEKKMNFPNACKDDMGRLRVGAAVGVTADTLDRVEALVNSGVDVITIDTAHGHSQGVLEMVKEVKSTYPDLNLIAGNIATKSAAEALVDAGADILKVGVGPGSICTTRVVTGVGVPQMSAVMEVAEYAHEAGVSVIADGGIKQTGDIPKALAGGAHAVMMGSMFAGVDEAPGETVIYESRKYKSYRGMGSLGAMEQGSKDRYFQDVEDNINKLVPEGIEGRVPYKGYLSEVVHQMAGGLRAAMGYCGAPDISSLQKAEFVQISAAAYKESHPHTVQITKEAPNYSVS